A genomic segment from Lagenorhynchus albirostris chromosome X, mLagAlb1.1, whole genome shotgun sequence encodes:
- the LOC132513135 gene encoding uncharacterized protein CXorf49 homolog has protein sequence MNGKEQKEARRDRDRDSGHRPSPRFWGHPGRDMSSPDEVYVLRRRVRPKVRERAGVRIAGPAVPPGPDPGPEPGEPRSGKGGGGFPDPEGFQSKREMLEGRGPVLWGREGRPGSPHEHTRDLLDLIDESEAANLQQLTDQDVLGVRRYPSPERSTAFKEATGSTLRLEAGPGGRGAPGQSCGEASTAPAGPLHLGGPEAGRALGSPKRGTKRRLNVAADRQRRSAEGLAWLLSDSESSDEFSETQLMTVSTYRRGGGQAKPSRPEDPGDTPRHSKFQVRENYRHVTGSSLSSAPRGLSSVVERQGVGEQGISSPKKMQSVLWGKGGSKPSYAGAAAAASVSAAAAGGLPRVNPRKNGAQEKKSVGGASKLALGGTFGSRGQRISATPVEPATFPPISGIPLPGRPKSYTLVLSGTKQSKHSGAGKKSVVRWARESEAVAGEDKDPNRDPAPKGQLLTHRPGTSCLRMHRRKASSGDVNTRGPQDPGNSEPLALNQGEVMPRGPAPSAAMQYLADKLQTL, from the exons ATGAACGGGAAGGAGCAGAAGGAAG CCCGCCGTGACCGCGACCGCGACTCGGGCCATCGACCGTCGCCCCGGTTCTGGGGCCACCCGGGTCGCGACATGAGCTCCCCGGATGAGGTGTATGTGTTGAGAAGGCGTGTCCGCCCAAAAGTCAGGGAGCGGGCCGGCGTTCGCATAGCCGGCCCCGCAGTCCCGCCGGGGCCCGACCCAGGCCCCGAGCCTGGGGAGCCGCGGAGCGGCAAGGGCGGAGGCGGCTTCCCGGACCCCGAGGGCTTCCAGTCGAAGCGGGAGATGCTGGAAGGGCGAGGGCCGGTGCTGTGGGGCCGCGAAGGCCGACCTGGCTCCCCACATGAGCACACGAGGGACCTCCTGGACCTGATCGACGAGTCTGAGGCG GCCAACCTGCAGCAGCTGACCGACCAGGACGTGCTGGGCGTCCGCAGGTACCCGTCCCCGGAGAGGTCCACTGCCTTCAAAGAGGCCACTGGGTCGACACTGCGCCTCGAGGCGGGTCCCGGCGGTCGAGGAGCGCCCGGCCAGAGCTGTGGGGAGGCGTCGACGGCTCCAGCCGGCCCTCTCCACCTCGGTGGGCCTGAAGCGGGCCGGGCCTTGGGGAGCCCTAAGAGAGGCACTAAGCGTAGGTTGAACGTGGCTGCGGATCGCCAGCGGCGCTCCGCGGAAGGCCTGGCCTGGCTGCTGTCCGACTCCGAGTCCTCAGATGAATTCAGTGAGACACAGCTGATGACGGTGAGCACTTACCGCAGAGGAGGAGGCCAGGCCAAGCCCAGCAGACCCGAGGATCCCGGGGACACTCCCAGACACTCGAAGTTCCAAGTCAGGGAGAATTACCGTCACGTGACAGGCTCTTCCCTGTCCTCGGCTCCGCGAGGACTCTCTTCGGTTGTGGAAAGGCAGGGCGTGGGAGAGCAGGGCATCTCTTCCCCTAAGAAAATGCAGAGCGTGCTGTGGGGCAAGGGGGGCAGCAAGCCCAGCTACGcgggagctgctgctgctgcttctgtttctgctgctgctgcaggtggCCTGCCGCGGGTCAATCCTAGGAAGAACGGAGCCCAGGAGAAGAAATCCGTTGGGGGAGCATCCAAACTTGCCCTGGGGGGAACCTTCGGTTCCCGGGGGCAGCGAATCTCGGCAACTCCCGTGGAACCGGCCACCTTCCCCCCAATCTCTGGTATTCCGCTGCCTGGGAGACCCAAGAGTTATACCTTGGTCCTTTCGGGAACCAAACAGTCCAAgcacagtggtgctgggaagaaatCCGTGGTCAGGTGGGCAAGGGAGTCTGAGGCGGTGGCGGGAGAAGATAAGGACCCAAATAGAGACCCAGCCCCAAAGGGCCAA cTGCTCACTCACAGGCCAGGGACATCTTGTCTGCGCATGCATCGTAGAAAAGCCAGCAGTGGCGACGTCAACACCAGAGGCCCCCAAGATCCAGGAAACTCAGAACCCTTGGCCCTGAACCAGGGAGAAGTCATGCCCAGGGGGCCTGCCCCCTCAG